The Phyllopteryx taeniolatus isolate TA_2022b chromosome 19, UOR_Ptae_1.2, whole genome shotgun sequence genome includes the window TATCGTTActccaacaggaagtgacctatGACCTTTTGAAGGGGAAAAGTGCGAAATGTTCgcttttttcagattttataCTTTTGCGAACTCCTCCTACAGCTTTCATCCGATTCACTTCAAACTCGGTGTGTATAATCTCAAGACATGGGCCATTAAAagttatcaaaagctttttaaTCCGATGAACTATATGACAGCGGCGGGCCTATGGCCTGAGGGCCATCCTCCATTATTGTATGGCCCAGATTTACTCAATATGGGCCATAACTTTGCATATGTCCTAAAGCGTGGTGTCCAACCTACCGCCCTTGGCCCTTTATCGTGCCAATACCCCAACCTGCCAGGACCTCAAACTGCAAGTACCCCAACGGGGCCGGGGTCGCTGCGAGGGCCAGATTATAGCTGCGCGCAGCTCTcgttttttattgatttatttatatatttatttatttttgaaattacagtaaaataatacaactatatactgtagcatgtttgttttcatggcAGAATGatgattatctttgtaaaaatcAGTTTGTGTCTGATGTGTCACAGCAGAAGGCGCTTTTATTGGGCCTTTATGACTGGCTGTGTGACTGCATTGTAGCACTCCTATCCTTTCCTCATCTTATTTTCCCCCACTTTTGTTGGGGGaaaataagattaaaaaaaaaaaaaaaaaacgtctttttgtttttttgttttttgttttttttaataagaggTGACCCAGCCAAGCGTCATGGTTTCCAACGGAAGCGGGGAGTCCAGTCCGGACGGAGCAAGCGAGTCTGACACGACAAAGACGCTGAAACATTTCCCACGGTACGGCTCCATCGTGGGAGATACCTGCCCCACTTGTCGAGGCACTGGACGAATTCCAAGAGGTACGTTTAACATTTAAAGTTGCTCACAAATAGTTGTGTCCGGAGTGCCtacccacccatcaagtgtgacgTTACACAACCAAGTCAATCTTCAGCTATCTGaccatttctaaaaaaaaaattgcctgttacccaacagtggggctaattaaCATAATAACCACCCCCATACCGAGTTTCTCAGccaatgacttggcagctaggttGGCCGAAGTTTTCCCCGTTAATCTAGAGCAAAAGAACAACTTTGATGTGGTATATTAAAACCGAAAGGTAATCATAGCTGCAGTGTTGGCGCAAATTAGCCTCATTTTACAGTTTTAGCAGCATTAGCGTCTGAATGATAATGTTAGGCTAAGTTGCTTGCTGTCGTCGATGTGGATggtcattgtttttgtattttcaggCCATGAAGACCAGCTGGTTGCTGTCATCCCGTGTAACGATAAAAGACTCAAACCCAGACGCACGTAAGAACATTAAAACACAGCATTGCCGGAATAATCATTTCTATTGCTAATATTGATGTTCATTGCAGGAAGCTGTACGTCTGCGTGTCCATGGCACTGTGTCTCTTTCTCAGCTGCCTCAtactcttcttcctcttcccccGGAGCGTCACGCTGACCCCCGTGTCCGTGCTGTCCGTCATGGTCTACTTCACGCCCGACACGGTACAAATGGAGGTCACGGTGAGCCACGCCCAAAACCTGTAGCCCTCGAACCGTGTAATCGCGTacgcaacaactgaaataaatgaacacaaacGTACCGCTCTTCCAGCACAGTAACATTGGACATGTAATCTTTGACACTTGGTCTCTTAAAACAAATGAACTATGATcaggtccattttttttttttttttattattatttttttttttttttttttatttttttggtaaaaGAGTGATTTAGTCTTCACTCCCATGTTGTACGTATACCATTAATGATTTACTTATTGGTTTAAAATCCAGCATTTGCTTTATTAAAACACAGTAACTATGATCACAAGTGCAAAAACAGTGATTCACTGCTATTCGATGTAGTGTCATAAATGTAaatcttatatttttaatgtgcaGTATATGTACTTGTAACCATTTGATATTCAGCactttgttcaataaaacaaaGTCATGACAATCGGTGCCATTGTTGAGCCGTAATATCACTGTATCGATATTTTGTTCCATTATAGGTGCATCAAAAACCACAGAGAGACTGTAATATAAAACCCAAATGCAAAACTACATTTGTTGTAGAAAAAAGACTTTGTTCCATACtttgttcataaaatacatttcGAGTGGAAGTTTGAATGGACTTTTGCTTTGTGCTATATTGCGTTCACATGACAGTCTGCTGTAAAAGTGGACGCATTGAAAAGGGGGGAAGAAAGGACAAAGTTCCCCTCTGAGACTTTTCTATCAcaaggggtgtgtgtgtgtgtgtgtgtgtgtttgatgtgtgtgtgcgcattagatttttgtctgtgtgttattgatgtgcgtgtttgtgttttgggtttttctgtgtgttttagatttttctgtgcgagtgtgtgtttttatttagttttgccTGTTTGTCCTTCAGAATCTCATCAGTGTCATCAACGACAACTTTGTTCCGGTCCAAATCGTGGAGCTGGACGTCCAAGGTTTGATCTCCCGCGTGGTGGTGGGCAAAACCAAGCTGTCCAACATGTCCGCCATCCCATCACGCTCGGACAAATCAGTGAGTTTAAGAATTCCCgtccaaattattttgtttatttatttttttaattcttgtcTTTCACTTTGACAGTACACATATCAAATTGACCTACCCATTACTGATAAAGGCCTCAGGTGAGTGATGTGGTGGTCTTGTGGTCCAACATGGAGTTGAGGTTATGTAACAGTCTCTGTCTTCCAGTGCTTTCTGCCAGTCCGGCGTCATCAAGATCCACACCTTATTCCTGGAGCTGCAGTAAGTCTCGAAGCCACAGGAGGGTGGTGGTATTGTGGCTTTTTTAACTCCTgccacccctttttttttttttttttcctctccccccTCTCCCAGGATGACCATGAACATATCCTACTTGTCGCACACGGAGCAGCTGTCCGTGGACACCTTTGAGTACATCGACTGCGGCACCAACTCCACCACGCCGCACCCCGTCAGATGAGCTCGCACAAGTACCAAAGtgtatctctgtgtgtgtgtgtgtgtgtgtgtgtgtggtgtttgaaATGCATctgaagtggggtacacacataccgatagtCGAGGCAGTTTTCAGTATTTTTCCCTCCTTGCTGATGAAAGTGTGCAAAGCCCCAATTGTCGGATGCCTCTAAAAGATTATTCTGTGGTCTGGgctgtgttaagagtgatttattttttgctcaaaaaCCGGTCGGGGGAGACGATTGAAATTGTTAaacttgttcaatatttattataattttcttTAAAGATCATCGTGAGCAATTACCTTATGGtatgaggtgtgttaagagcgtctttttttttttctcccccctttCCCAATCTGCTCCGAAAAGGTTTGAGACGACAATCGtcaatgttaaacctgttcaatagtTACGATAGTAAATCCTTGTCTGTGGCCAACACTAAGTTCAGCACAGCCACAATGAAATGGAAGTCAGCCAGTCAGGAAGCTCGCTGAAGCTGATACCAGAGCACTAAGAACCTacatggtgttttgttttttttccctctttttctctctctcctcatGGGGGCTCTGTCAAATTTTGAAAATTAgccaagatgttaaaaatcgcgATGTGTGTATCCCGTTTTACTGTGTGACCAAAGAAGCACCTTTGTGGCACTTTAATGGAAGGTTAAGACGACGTGTTCGTTAGGAAGAAGACAGATTGTGATTGTTGCACTTTATGGTAGCCAAGTCAATTTCAGCTTCATCACACTGAAGGTTTTATGACTTGATTGATATTAAAGGGAAAAAACTAATCCAGGCAAGAATTGAAATGTTCAGTATTTAGATGAcaaatttatttgtaatattgcAGTATTCACGTTAATAATCTTGACATGCCCATACATGTCACACTGTTCAATCTGCTGTTTTATTCATTGATTAAATCCTTTTGTAAACCAAAATTACTCAAATATATTTGTCGAACTCATGCACTGACTGCATTCTTTTGTTTACTGCTTGTATAAGATAGACATACATAGGAACTTATAACAATATACATTAAAGGCgggacaattatttttttatttgtaaggaCACTTTTTTTCAGTGGCTTGTTTTAGCGGTCTCTGTAGTTTGTAGCAAATGCCTGCTGATGTGTGTGGCTAACATAAACAACAGGGCTGCAAACAGTTGAGCTAGTTTGCTACTAggaaacagacaatgtgagccaTTTACACGTTTTCTGCGTGACAAAGGAGCCAATTGTAGATTCAATCGCACTGAACTTCGCCAAAGATCTTGCAACATTGCCGTTTATATGTTGCAAAGCGGTGGTTTATTGACATGTTGGAAATTTTCACCTGAGGTTTATGTGCCTCCAAGTCACCAATATTTTTGCTGAGGttgccttgcctcacctgtgtAAGTCTTCAGGACAAAAGACAGTGAGAGAGCTGGCAACAGACATATGGACCAGCTGAGCCTTGCAGagactttttgtttatttatttttaactttttattttttattttttttttccctaaagaAAATGTTGCtggaaattttattttctaaagtTGTGCTTCTGATTGTCATTTGAAGGGAAGGGGAACAATAGATTAAAATCCgaaattgtaattaaaaaaattttgggggggggtgggaggggttAGTAATTTTATACCCTATGTCCCAGTCCAAGAAGTCATCATTGTGATAGCAACTCAAAAGTTTAGCGCGTCCTATACAAGGTGCAGTTCCACTAAATGACCACACCGTGTCGCTGCTTCACCAAAGTTCGACGTGAGCAAGAAGAGTGTATAAtcgatgaaaaaaacaacaaaaacaatcattttagcAATTTTATCCCGAGAAGACACATTCAAGTTTCCAGTGACGCATTTAAACGAGATAAAATACCGCAAAAGACGCGACAAAGCGCACGTTCAACCTAGCTCGCGCACTCACGGCTCTGATTGATCGTGACGTCACCGGGGTTCGCGTGTGGCGCGTTCGTGGCAGCCGCAGCAGATAAGCGAGCTCCTCAGTGCGGCTGAGGGGCCAGCGCGGAAGGGCATGCCCGACGTGATTTGATGACAAAGTGCAACATGGAGGCGTTTAGCCATTTTTCTCCTCTGTGTGCACGTTAACAAGTCACACTGCTGCCTCGTGATGCGTTCAAGGGCTTGAAGACTCGGAGACCTCGTTAAAGGTACGTACTCCACTCCTAATGTTCATCGCACACATTACTTCGTTTAAAGCGACATGTTATTACTTGTATTTgcatcattttaatttgaaacaagTCCGATTACATGTGCATTAAATCATGAATATA containing:
- the tmem106a gene encoding transmembrane protein 106A; translated protein: MVSNGSGESSPDGASESDTTKTLKHFPRYGSIVGDTCPTCRGTGRIPRGHEDQLVAVIPCNDKRLKPRRTKLYVCVSMALCLFLSCLILFFLFPRSVTLTPVSVLSVMVYFTPDTVQMEVTNLISVINDNFVPVQIVELDVQGLISRVVVGKTKLSNMSAIPSRSDKSYTYQIDLPITDKGLSAFCQSGVIKIHTLFLELQMTMNISYLSHTEQLSVDTFEYIDCGTNSTTPHPVR